DNA from Acipenser ruthenus chromosome 23, fAciRut3.2 maternal haplotype, whole genome shotgun sequence:
TTTCTCTTTATTAattcacacacataaaaaataaactggtttCCTCATCTGTTGGAATTTTGGAGACCCAAAATGAACACCACCATGATGCTGGTGCCAAATAATACAGTACTTGTTAGTAGCTCTGTCTCAAAGCTGAATTCTGTGGAATTAATGCAGGTGTTATCAGCTCTGTCATTAGATTGATACCCTCACCGCAGCATTGAGAAACAGGGTGCCTTAGCCACTATCttcaaataataatgaatactaaGATACAGCTCATATGATTCAACATACCCCACTGCTCACACCATCGCTTATTTCACTATTTATATGTTTTGGATTATATTGAGTTTGAAAGTCAGGAAATGGCTCTACACGATCGCTGTTTTCTAGAACAGCCTCCCAGAACAGTTTccttatcatttatttatttatctacaaATCCGAGTGTAcattagttataaaacaaataacatgttactagtttagcaaaaaaaaaaaactatcatggttataccttaattaaaaaaaaaaaaaataattaagaacgCACCTTGCCGAACTTGACCCCTTGTAAATACAGCATCCCCTCCTTGGACGTGTGCTCCATGGTGTGCTGCTGCAGGTCTGGCAAGCGTCAGCATGTGAGCTCGCTCTGGGACAGCGGCTTCCTCCAATTACCAGCTACTTCCCTGCTTTTATTACACACAACTCAAAACTGCTCACGTGCTCTCAAACCTTCCACAGGCTGCAAAACTCTCGCTTCTCCTTCAACCTCTCCAAAAAAACAATGATGCAGGAGGTAAAGCGTATAAAGAAACAAGCTCAGGTGCTCACGTTTCGTCAGTCTGCTGGCCCTGTACACAACTCTATCGATGTGGTCTCATTCTGTGCACCACTCCTCTGAAAGAACACACAGTGGAAGCGGCGCACACCAAGCTAGTGTGCAGTCTATTTATAAGCTTGTGGGTGCCAGAAATATTACATAAGACTGCAGGGTGATCTGTATTACAATTTCTGAAGACCTCGGTATACATGTGGTGCATTTGAGGTATCAGAAAAATCACTGAGACGGTCTGCACCAAACCCAAATTCAGAACACGAAGtatattattcattcattcattcattgatcatttagcagacgcttctatccaaagcgacttagagactagggggtgaactatgcatcacaactgctgctgcacagtcacttgCATAtcgaaaggaaaaaaaaatacttgattaATCGACGAGCCCATTGAAATCAATGGGTCTGCTGTGCAGATCACCCAGAAGCTATACTGCTCAATAAATAGATTTCAGAACAGTCATTACAAGGTCTCATAGCCATACCAAACCACATTTAATTGGGCAGAGGCCACAACAGTAACACTGTTGTTTATCCTGGTAAAGACAAAACCACTTTGAAACAGGGCAAGATCTACATTTCACTCCCTTGTACAGTTACAATGCTAAAACATTACATATATAAGCAAATGTGgtatatctgtaacattttgATATCACGATGCAGCCTCCCATTTATAACTATTTCTAGTCTGACAGTGGCTTatattttgtagaaaaaaaattgACATGTAATGGGCATTCTTTGAAAACGTCTACATTGTGAAATATTGTGCCCTTCCAGACACTTCTCCTTTTGTTTAAATTCcactgtgtgtttcttctcagTAACCACTTTATTCACTTCCATGAAAAATGAGAAGATGCAGAAGTACAGGATGTGCACAGAAAGGATTTGACTGGTCCCACTCAGCTTAGAGAGTCAAGAGGTCACTATCACACTGGCCAGTCAGATGCAGAAAGGATTTGACTGGTCCCACTCAGCTTAGAGAGTCAAGAGGTCACTATCACACTGGCCAGTCAGATGCAGAAAGGATTTGACTGGTCCCACTCAGCTTAGCGAGTCAAGAGGTCACTATCACACTGGCCAGTCAGATGCAGAAAGGATTTGACTGGTCCCACTCAGCTTAGAGAGTCAAGAGGTCACTATCACACTGGCCAGTCAGATGCAGAAAGGATTTGACTGGTCCCACTCAGCTTAGAGAGTCAAGAGGTCACTATCACACTGGCCAGTCAGATGCAGAAAGGATTTGACTGGTCTCACTCAGCTTAAAGAGTCAAGCGGTCACTATCACACTGACCAGTCAGACCACACTGCTGTCCCAATCAGGCTTCCTCAAAGATTCAAAAGAAGTTAGGGAACAAATGACTTATTTTACCACCCAAGGGTCAAAACACATGGCGCTGCTGCTCTGTTCCCAGGTATGGTAACCCCTAACCTAACTTGAGGAAACTACAGATTGTACATAAAAGTGGCTCCTATGCGACAGGATTAAGAAACAAGAAGAATGCAGATCCAGGAATTAACTTGAATGCCGTTTATTAGAGACGCCTTTATTATTCTTTTCTGAAAACCACATAAACAGGTTTCTCAACAAAATACTTTTCCTCCTTGTACAACTTTAACAAAGAGAAACTcacaaatactgtatacagtatacatttctgTTGAataatcttacaaaaaaaaaaggtatatcaATTTGCTTTCACATATTGAAAACAACTGGACAACCATCAGGTGAAAGAATATTTACTAACCATGTTGTCTAAATGATGTAGCAAACAAAAAGGAataaaatgggttttaaaatGCCTTTGCTCCCACCCCAGTCCAGCCAGCAGTGACAAACAGAAAGTTTCTGCATCTCTGTTACAATGTCAGGCACTGGGGTTCCCCTGCCCGGGGAGGTGGAATAAGACACGCCCTCCACACTACAGTACATGTTGCTGTGTGAAGCAGTAACACAGTGTGGGGCACAGCTGAGCAGACTGTACATATCAGAAATCCACCCAGCTCTGCGGAAACATGTACCGGGAGGTCCACTGTGCTGCAAGCCCAACAGTCATTCTGTCCTTGAAATAGAAGTGTAAAAAaatccagcccagcccagcccagcccagtccaCGTGGCATGACTAGAAGTCCATGGAGCTGTGCGCCAGGTAGTCCTTGCGTCCGATGTTGCTGACCTGTTTGGTCTGCATGGCTTCCAGCTTGGGACAGTCTGTGATACGATGACCCAAACCTCCGCAGAAGGTACAGCCTCTCTCccctggaaaaaacaaacaaacaaaaaaacagcatagttattattttaattaattagtcatttagcaggcgcttttatccaaagcgacttacagagactaaagGGTGAACTATGCACAACAACTcctgctgtagagtcacttaaaATAAGACCTCAGTTTTATGattcatctgaaggacggagcataGGAAGTGAGTCAGTGACCTTCTGGTATCAAGCCCCcgtctttaaccactgaaccaccatGTTAGGGAAGTAAAGATACACATACATTCAACTACCTCAAATTTCGCTTCCTCTCTTTATTGGAACTGTGCTGAcagtttcactgtgctgtgtattCAGTTAGCTATGCTGCATTTCCTCTGCAGGAGAGATTTGACACTTGGGAAAGGAAGGGTGGCAATCTGTGCTGTAAGCTGTGTGCCACAATGAGAGTGCAGAATGAGCAGCTCAGAGCCCTTACCACCAATATCCAGCATGGTCTCGTCTTCACTCTGCAGCACCTGCAACACAGGGGGGACCTTCTGCTTCGCCTCAATCAGAAGAGCCTTCAGGTCCATTAGCACAGACTCGTCTAGGAAGAACAATACACAGTCACATACATACAGGAGATTCGCAAACAGCGAGTCAATCAGCTTCAAGTCAAGGATCAAAAAGCTACAATGAAGTGAACACCCATCTCTTAGAAAAGAGGGCCAGATGTTAGGGGCCTAGAATACCAGtctctaatgaaaaaaaaattaacagtggTTTTGTTACAAAAGGGCAAAGTTATTCTAATATAAATCACACCGGCAGAAGTTTGATCAATTTATAGTAAGCAAAGCAGAGTTCCTGTGGTTCAGCCTGTCTCTTGGGTCTCCTCTACAATAGACTATTTACCAGAGGCACAGAGAAACTGGGCTCTTACCGCAGGCTTTGTTGATGAAAGTCGTGGCAATCCCTGTCTTTCCAGATCGACCCGTACGCCCGATTCTGTGGACTGCAGAGAAAACGATTATTAAAAAACAGGACTGTCACGAAAGCCTTCAACTAAAACAACAAGCATGAGCTAGTAATACAATACATACGCCAGGTTCTAAATAGGACACCGGGGCGATTAACCCATCAGTGATGCAGTTGAGGCTCCCCAATAAAAGCAATGGCGATCAGTAACCGATTAACGGCTGTACCTCCAGCAGCAATGTTAAGGTTTATCCGCGCCAGCGCGGCCTGGGCACGCTCGTACCGTAATTCTCGATCTCCTCTGGCATGTCGTAGTTCACCACGTGCTGGATAGCTGGGAAATCCAAGCCTTTGGACGCAACGTCAGTGGCCACCAGCACATCCTTCTTTCCTTCCTTAAAGGCTTCGATGGCCTTGGTTCTCTCCTCCTGATCTGAAAGCACACAAGAGAAGCTCCAGCATGTGCTTATTCAAATGTACCAATCTAAAAATCAGATTTAGATGGAAGGATTGAGAAACAAAGAGATAACAAGAGAGAGGCAGCTTAAAGGGGTGTTAGAGAGACCGGGGCTACAGCATTCACCTAAAACTGACAAAACAGATCTAAATATTAACGTTGCATACCAAGGCTGAAAACCACCAGCAGATTGACCATCATTTTTCATGTTTGTAAGATGGctgaaaatacaaaaatcagACCACAAAGACCTACCACCACCATACAGTACTTGCATGTAAAAATACAAGTGTATCGAGATTCTGAGACAAACAAAGTATATCTGAAGCAATCTACTGATCAGTCAGTTCTCTAGATCTATGAAACTCTGAAGTGTGCGCACCCCTCCACTACATCCCCAGTTAgagattataaataaataagcactAGCCTTGACAGCAGTGATGGACAGGCTCCACTTACCTTTTCCTCCATGAATGGCCACAGCCTCCACTCCCTTAAGCAGGAGATACTCATGAATGGCATCTACATCTGCCTTCTTCTCTGCAAACATGAGCACCTGTGAACAAAGGAGAAACGCTTAGGACCGGGcaatggaaacagcagcagccctgCTCATATCCAAACCAATTCCCTCCGGCAACAACACTGATGCTCTGAATAAACAGAGACTGGGGGAACAGAAAATCAACATCAGCATTGATGTGGAAACAGAAACAGGATGGAGTTACAAGCAGAAGGCCATTTCTGCTGGGAAAACGCTGTTTTTGTGAAACGCATTCACAGCTGCATTCATGCTGTGCTGTGTACATCGTATTCGATTGAACTGCTTTCATACTAGAAAATGATGTAACTGCCCCAGATGATCTAttataagggggggggggttcagtgcTGACTGTAAAGTTTGCTTGAATTCTTTTAATTTTAATCATCTTCTTGTACGATTATCTTTTAAACATTGTATGTCCACGTTCCAACAAGGTGACATGAAAacgcagaagcagaagcagcagcagcagcagcaacacaaacattaaaaacattataaCAAGACTAAAAATAAACCTAACTGAACCACGTACCGGAGGTGGAGTCTTCTGCAAACACTCCAGAAGGTAAACCATCTTTGCTTCCTCTTTCACATATTCCACTTCCTAAAACAATAAAGGCAAACACAGTTCTGAATAGATTCCAGGTTACAAGGCTAAGAACAGAGCCCCCTGTATCAGTGCTGCTCAAAGCCCTACCTGTATGACGTCCAAGCTGGCTGCTCCCGCACGGCCCACGTTGATAGTGATGGGCTTCACCAGGGCACTTTTAGCAAAGTTCTGGATCTTCTTTGGCATAGTGGCACTGAAGAGCAGAGTCTGCCTCTGACCCTAGAGGGGATGATCAAACAAGATTGTATTGTACCATCAGGGAAACTGAGGCTTTACATTCAGAGCTTTAAAACTCAGTAATGTATACGGACCTCCAAATTCAAGGTGTGGTGCACTACATCGGAACTACCAGGAAACATCTGAGGGAtggtttgtgttttaatgtttaaactaCAGCAGGATTTTCGCAGTTAAGAGTTTATTGGAATGAACCAGTGTTGCTGTTCATCCCTGCCCAGCACCCTCAACTCTACACAGAGCTTGAAAGAGGCTGTGGATCAGTACAGTGAGATCACGCTCTTCTCTGGACCAGAAGGCAACTGATCCAAAAGATGGAATTTATTTACAGCAGCAGAGAAATGATCATGCATGCACACTATCAAAATGATCTTCACTTCGTCAAACCAGCGGAACACAGCTTCTTCTGAAACAAGTTCCTCAAACTCCTTATCAGCTTTTAACCCTTGTACGGTTTCATTATTGTGGGTGCCAGACAGAACCCTGCCATTCTTGGAAACAACTGAGGGTTAAGTGTTACACAAGGAGCTATTCAAACACTGCAGACCAGTAACGAGTTCCAGAAAAAAtatcagagatggaaataagatgaAAATGAATCCACTCCTGGAGTTTCAGAAGACACACCTGTTAGCACATATCCTGTGGCTAACCAAGCTTGTagcaaaactgctatgcaatgtacTTCCATCTCTGTATATGTAGTGTTGTAAATAGGGCCAtcgaaaattcacgatttcacggaaatagtgtatttgactgcctaacgtgaaaaacttttttttttttttttaacattactcGTCACCAGCTTTTATCCTGTAGAAACCATAGAAAACTACatagaaatgtctgcaacaataataaaactacgactaatagatcttatatttatcatggtgtcagtcttgaatgtcacatctttgccactagatgcaatccctgatttcacaagctgtAGAGATAAAATTGAATCTTAGAAGCATCTAGCACAGTCCGTTTCCATGGCCCTAGTTATAAACAACTGCccgcactgccccccccccccccccccatgagagTTGAGTTACCTTGAAGTAGGAGAAGATGGTCCTGATGTCCTCCTCGAAGCCCATGTCAATCATCCTGTCTGCCTCGTCCAGTGACAGGTAGCGGCAGATATCCAGCCCCACCATCTTCTTCTGCAGCAGGTCCATCAGCCGCCCGGGAGTGGCCACCATCATGTGAACCCCTCTGACGAGAGAAAAGGACACCCCTCTCAATCTCTCAACACTGCCTTCAACAATTTCATTCAggactttaaaaacaaacactcgGTGCCAGACTATAAGGTAGAACCACGACGAAGGCACAAGACAAGCCTCCTTGAGTTTCTTTTAGCTCGTGTTTATGACAAGAATTGAAGTTTCTACTAATGTAGTAAAAACAGGATGGATGAAGCGTACTACGATAAGAAGTGGGGCTGCAACAAGAGCGCGGTATCTCCCACTCGG
Protein-coding regions in this window:
- the LOC117413032 gene encoding probable ATP-dependent RNA helicase DDX41, which translates into the protein METESRERKRAHVEDEEEQGSVESEDDKDYVPYVPVKLRKQQMMQKLLRLRGKGLTDEELRDSGSEHRDDEEGLGPRSNVSLLDQHQHLKEKAEARKESAKEKQLKEEEKILESVAEGRALMSVKEMAKGITYEDPIKTSWKAPRFILSMPPARNDRVRKKYHILVDGDGIPPPIKSFKEMKLPAAILRGLKKKGIIHPTPIQIQGIPTVLSGRDMIGIAFTGSGKTLVFTLPLIMFSFEQEKRLPFSKREGPYGLIICPSRELARQTHGIIEYYSRLLQEEGAPELRCALCIGGMSVKEQMEVVNQGVHMMVATPGRLMDLLQKKMVGLDICRYLSLDEADRMIDMGFEEDIRTIFSYFKGQRQTLLFSATMPKKIQNFAKSALVKPITINVGRAGAASLDVIQEVEYVKEEAKMVYLLECLQKTPPPVLMFAEKKADVDAIHEYLLLKGVEAVAIHGGKDQEERTKAIEAFKEGKKDVLVATDVASKGLDFPAIQHVVNYDMPEEIENYVHRIGRTGRSGKTGIATTFINKACDESVLMDLKALLIEAKQKVPPVLQVLQSEDETMLDIGGERGCTFCGGLGHRITDCPKLEAMQTKQVSNIGRKDYLAHSSMDF